The following proteins are co-located in the Phragmites australis chromosome 10, lpPhrAust1.1, whole genome shotgun sequence genome:
- the LOC133931234 gene encoding serine/arginine-rich splicing factor SR45a-like isoform X2 — protein MADPPRRRGRPKARSRSQSPARSQSRSPLPDPRSQARSRSRSHEREEEAVNHGNTLYVTGLSSRVTEREIKDFFSKEGKVVGCHVVLEPHTRVSRGFAFVTMDTVEDAERCIKYLNDSVMEGRNITVEKSRRGRPRTPTPGSYLGHRYERRDRGRYRRGYGGRDEYYGNGYRRSPPPMYPPYRDTRDYPPYRDTRDYPPHRDPRDYYESRGGRGYSPPYGGRARRERSISPYRMPERGYSGSRRAGGGGYDR, from the exons GGGGCGCCCAAAAGCAAGGTCAAGATCACAATCTCCAGCTCGATCCCAGTCTAGGTCTCCTTTACCTGATCCTAGATCTCAGGCGAGATCAAGATCTAGAAGCCATGAAAG ggaggaggaggctgtaAACCATGGAAATACTCTGTATGTGACTGGACTCTCTTCTAGGGTGACTGAAAGGGAAATTAAAGATTTTTTCTCGAAGGAAGGAAAG GTGGTTGGTTGCCATGTTGTTCTTGAACCCCATACACGTGTTTCTCGCGGATTTGCCTTTGTCACCATGGACACTGTTGAAGATGCAGAACGTTGCATCAAGTATCTTAACGATTCTGTAATGGAAGGCCGAAACATCACAGTTGAAAAG TCACGCCGTGGTCGCCCAAGGACACCAACTCCTGGAAGCTATCTTG GTCATCGGTATGAGCGTAGAGACCGTGGGAGATACCGCAGGGGCTATGGTGGTCGTGATGAGTATTATGGCAATGGCTACCGCAGATCACCACCTCCCATGTACCCTCCCTACAGGGATACTCGGGACTACCCTCCCTACAGGGATACTCGGGACTACCCTCCCCACCGGGATCCCCGAGACTACTATGAAAGCAGGGGTGGGCGGGGGTACTCCCCCCCTTATGGTGGTAGGGCAAGAAGGGAGCGATCAATTTCACCGTATCGGATGCCAGAAAGGGGCTACAGCGGCAGCCGCCGAGCGGGTGGCGGTGGCTATGACAGGTGA
- the LOC133931234 gene encoding serine/arginine-rich splicing factor SR45a-like isoform X1, whose amino-acid sequence MADPPRRRYSRSPSPYRGRPKARSRSQSPARSQSRSPLPDPRSQARSRSRSHEREEEAVNHGNTLYVTGLSSRVTEREIKDFFSKEGKVVGCHVVLEPHTRVSRGFAFVTMDTVEDAERCIKYLNDSVMEGRNITVEKSRRGRPRTPTPGSYLGHRYERRDRGRYRRGYGGRDEYYGNGYRRSPPPMYPPYRDTRDYPPYRDTRDYPPHRDPRDYYESRGGRGYSPPYGGRARRERSISPYRMPERGYSGSRRAGGGGYDR is encoded by the exons GTACTCAAGGTCCCCTTCTCCTTACAGGGGGCGCCCAAAAGCAAGGTCAAGATCACAATCTCCAGCTCGATCCCAGTCTAGGTCTCCTTTACCTGATCCTAGATCTCAGGCGAGATCAAGATCTAGAAGCCATGAAAG ggaggaggaggctgtaAACCATGGAAATACTCTGTATGTGACTGGACTCTCTTCTAGGGTGACTGAAAGGGAAATTAAAGATTTTTTCTCGAAGGAAGGAAAG GTGGTTGGTTGCCATGTTGTTCTTGAACCCCATACACGTGTTTCTCGCGGATTTGCCTTTGTCACCATGGACACTGTTGAAGATGCAGAACGTTGCATCAAGTATCTTAACGATTCTGTAATGGAAGGCCGAAACATCACAGTTGAAAAG TCACGCCGTGGTCGCCCAAGGACACCAACTCCTGGAAGCTATCTTG GTCATCGGTATGAGCGTAGAGACCGTGGGAGATACCGCAGGGGCTATGGTGGTCGTGATGAGTATTATGGCAATGGCTACCGCAGATCACCACCTCCCATGTACCCTCCCTACAGGGATACTCGGGACTACCCTCCCTACAGGGATACTCGGGACTACCCTCCCCACCGGGATCCCCGAGACTACTATGAAAGCAGGGGTGGGCGGGGGTACTCCCCCCCTTATGGTGGTAGGGCAAGAAGGGAGCGATCAATTTCACCGTATCGGATGCCAGAAAGGGGCTACAGCGGCAGCCGCCGAGCGGGTGGCGGTGGCTATGACAGGTGA